The Alphaproteobacteria bacterium genome segment GCAACAAACATTCCGCCCCATAACTTAGGCGAAGTGATTGATGCATGCTGTGCTTATATCGATAATTCAAGCATTTCGATCGATGAGTTGATGGAATATGTTTTGGGTCCTGATTTCCCAACAGGCGGCATTATTTTGGGCCGTACAGGCATTCGCAATGCTTTCCATGAAGGGCGTGGATCGATTGTCATGCGTGGTAAAGCTGAGATTGAGGAGATCCGGAAAGATCGGACAGGCATTGTCATTACTGAGATTCCTTATCAGGTGAATAAGGCCCAGATGATTGAGCGTATTGCTGAAGTTGTAAAACAAAAGACAATCGAGGGTATCTCTGATATCCGTGATGAATCTGACAAAGATGGTGTGCGCGTTGTGGTTGAGTTAAAGCGTGAAGCCGTTCCAGATGTGGTGCTTGCGCAGCTTTATAAATTCACACCGCTTCAAACATCCTTTGGCGTGAACTGCTTGGCCCTTGACCATGGTCAACCACGCATGATGACGCTATATGATATTGTGCGTTGCTTCATTCAATTCCGTGAGGAAGTGGTGACGCGCCGGACAAAATTTGAGCTTAATAAGGCACGTGAAAAGGCGCACCTTTTGGTTGGTTTGGCTGTTTCTGTTGCGAATATTGATGAAATTGTTGAGCTGATTAAAAAAGCACAAGACCCACAAGTGGCGCGTGAACAATTGATGGCAAAGCCATGGCCAGCAAAAGATGTTGCGCCGCTGATTGCTTTGGTTGATGAGCCAGGTAGAGCCGTTGATGCAGGCGGTAATTATCATTTGTCAGAAGCGCAAGCGCGTGCGATTCTTGAACTCAGATTGCATCGCTTAACAGGACTTGAGCGTGATAAGATTGGTGATGAGCTGAGAGAAATCACGGATCACATTCAGTTCTGTCTTGCTGTTTTGGCATCACGTGAGAAATTGATGGAGATCGTCAAGACTGAATTGATCGAAGTCAAAGATAAATTCAACACGCCACGTAGAACACAGATTGAAAATTCTGAGCATGAATCAGATCTTGAAGACTTGATTCAGAAAGAAGACATGGTTGTCACAGTGAGCAACACGGGCTATATCAAGCGTGTTCCGCTCTCAACCTACCGTTCACAGCGCAGAGGTGGTAAGGGGCGCTCTGGCATGAACATGAAGGAAGAAGATTTCATCTCAAAACTTTTTGTTGCCAATACTCATACGCCTGTTCTGTTTTTCTCAACAGATGGTCTTGCTTATAAAATGAAGGTCTATCGTTTGCCATTGGGTAATCCTCAAGCACGTGGTAAGGCGTTGGTGAACTTGCTGCCGATTAATGCAGGGCAGACAATTTCAACTGTGATGCCTTTACCTGAGGATGAAAAAGCATGGGACGAACTCACCATTATTTTCGTCACCAAATCAGGTGATGTGAGACGGAACAAGCTTTCAGATTTCACCAATGTGAAATCGAACGGTAAAATTGCAATGAAGCTTGAAGAGAATGATCGCCTCATTGGTGTTGCAACAGGTAATGCAAAGAACGATCTTTTGATCTCAACCAAACTTGGTAAATGTATTCGTTTCTCCTTTGATGATGTGCGTGTCTTTACAGGCCGAACATCAACGGGTGTGCGTGGTATTCGCCTTGCGCCTGGTGATGAAGTGATGAGCATGTGCGTTTTAAAACACACAACAGCAACGACAGAAGAAAGATCTCTGTATGTGAAGCAAGCTAATGCCTTGCGTCGTCATCCTGATGATGTTGAAGATGGTTCAGCAACAGCTGCAGATGAAGAAGGCGCTGAAACAGTTGTAACAGGCGATATTCAGCTTTCAGAAGAGCGTTTTGCTGAATTGGCAGCATCAGAAGAATTCTTGCTGACTGTATCAGATACAGGCTTTGGTAAAAGAACATCATCTTATGAATATCGTATTACAGGCCGTGGTGGACAAGGGATCCGTAATCTTGGTGGTATGGGTGAGAAGAATAACGCCGTTGTGGCGTCGTTCCCGGTGAGAGATGATCAGCAACTGATTCTGGTGACAAATGGGGGACAGTTGATTCGTCTGCCTGTGCATGACATTCGTATCTGTGGTCGTAGTGCAATGGGTGTGAAACTTTTCACAGTGACCAATGGCGATACAGTTGTGTCTGTTGAGCCAATCGATGTGGATCAGACTGATGGCGATGAGGATGATGTTTCAGTCGAAGAACAAGTTGTTGAAACAAATTTAGAATGATAGTTTGGTGATAACTTATTTACAGGAACTGCTGTAGAAATTTAGAGAATCGTCACTCAGAGCCCTTCTTTAGAAGGGCGTGGAGTCTCTTGGAAGTAAAAACAAGAGCAGTTTCAATAGGTAATTTGAAGAGATTCCACGTCGCCCCTTGATGGGGGCGACTCTGAATGACGATTTTTAAATTTGTTATCTAAAACCACG includes the following:
- the gyrA gene encoding DNA gyrase subunit A, giving the protein MIPIDSDIQLVTIEDEMERSYLDYAMSVIVSRALPDVRDGLKPVHRRILYAMKDGGFDSSKPYKKSARIVGDVMGKYHPHGDQAIYGAMVRMAQDFSMRLPLIDGQGNFGSMDGDPAAAMRYTEARLDKAAEELLADYDKDTVDFRANYDETISEPVVLPSRVPNLLVNGAGGIAVGMATNIPPHNLGEVIDACCAYIDNSSISIDELMEYVLGPDFPTGGIILGRTGIRNAFHEGRGSIVMRGKAEIEEIRKDRTGIVITEIPYQVNKAQMIERIAEVVKQKTIEGISDIRDESDKDGVRVVVELKREAVPDVVLAQLYKFTPLQTSFGVNCLALDHGQPRMMTLYDIVRCFIQFREEVVTRRTKFELNKAREKAHLLVGLAVSVANIDEIVELIKKAQDPQVAREQLMAKPWPAKDVAPLIALVDEPGRAVDAGGNYHLSEAQARAILELRLHRLTGLERDKIGDELREITDHIQFCLAVLASREKLMEIVKTELIEVKDKFNTPRRTQIENSEHESDLEDLIQKEDMVVTVSNTGYIKRVPLSTYRSQRRGGKGRSGMNMKEEDFISKLFVANTHTPVLFFSTDGLAYKMKVYRLPLGNPQARGKALVNLLPINAGQTISTVMPLPEDEKAWDELTIIFVTKSGDVRRNKLSDFTNVKSNGKIAMKLEENDRLIGVATGNAKNDLLISTKLGKCIRFSFDDVRVFTGRTSTGVRGIRLAPGDEVMSMCVLKHTTATTEERSLYVKQANALRRHPDDVEDGSATAADEEGAETVVTGDIQLSEERFAELAASEEFLLTVSDTGFGKRTSSYEYRITGRGGQGIRNLGGMGEKNNAVVASFPVRDDQQLILVTNGGQLIRLPVHDIRICGRSAMGVKLFTVTNGDTVVSVEPIDVDQTDGDEDDVSVEEQVVETNLE